GGAGGTATTGGACCGTCACCACGGGCTGTCCGGGTCCGGCGACGTCCCCGAGATCGGAGCTACGGGCCGTCACCGTGCCATCGATCGGTGAGCGGAGCACAAGGTCGGCCCGGCGGGACTCGACTTGACGCAACTCGGCTTCCGCGCTCCCGACCGCGGCGCGGAGGGCGGCGATGTTCTCGCGGTACGCCTTCGTCTGGCCACGGTTCGCCCTGGCCGCTTCCCATGTCGCCTGGTTCTGGGCGTTCCTTGCCTCTGCCGCCGTCAATTCGGCGCCTAAGCGCTTCTTGTTGACGATGGCCGTCTGCTTCGCCGCGTCGAGTTGGGCCTTCGCCGAGTCTACGGAAGCCTCCGCTTGATTGACGCCTTCTTCTGCGAGACGGACCAAGTTCTCCTGGACCGTCACTTCCGTACGTGCATCGTCCAGTTCTTGCTTTGACACGTAGCCCTTGGATTCGAGGGTCGAGAGCCTGTCCGACTTCGACTTGGCGTTGGACCAGTTCGCCTTGGCCGAGGCGAGTCCGGCGCGCGACGACTTGAGGGCGGCCTCCGTGACCCTCAGTTTGGCGTTCGCGTCGCTGATCTGGTTCTGGTCGGTCTGGATCTTGGCGCCCATCGTTTGGCGCGTCTGCTCCAGGTCGGCCCGAGAACTGGTCACGCCTGCGCCTTGGACGCGGATCGAGCTCTCGATGCCCACGTTGTTCGAAGCTTCGGCGACCAGGGCCTGAGCCAGTCGCGAGCGCGCTTCGGCGACGGCCGAACGCTGTTGGAGGACAAGGGCGTCGAGTTGGGCCGGATCGAGCCGCACAAGGGCTTGGCCGACGGTGACGTCGTCCCCTTCCCGGACGGCGACGTCCGTGATCTTGCCGGTTTCCCGGGGCGAGAGTTTGGCCACGAAGGGCGACTCGACCGTCCCGACCAGGTCGACGCTTTGGACGACGTCACGGGGGCCGGCGACGGTCGTCGAGACTTGGGCCGGAGCGCCCTTTCGGGACTGTTGTTGGGCAGAGAGCGCCCGAGCCTCCGCCGCCTTCGTCGAAAGCCGCCAGGCGACCGATCCGACCACCACGGCGCCCACGACACTTGCCACCACCCACGTCCGCTTCATGTCCGCTCTCAAGATACTTAAGCTTACTTATCCTTTTCAGGACTCGTCACCGCAAAGTGGCCGTTCTTTTGTTGTTTCAGTCGGAACGTGGCCGAGGGCCCGGGCGGCTTAGGGCCAATGACATCAAATTTCCGAGAATTTTGATCCTTAGCGAACGTCGGCCGCCCTCAGAGCGTCGTTTCTTGACGAGCGGTCGCATCCACATTGTCTTCGGGCACGTGGCGAGTGACCGTCGCAGACGGGCGGCGACGCCCGCATGAGCCAGAAAATCATGATCGCAATCTTCCCGTCCTCGATATGAGGACGGGTTTTTTCATTCCCGCCCCTTTCCGCTCCTCAAAACTTCCGAGAGGACCTCGCGCAAGTCCTGCCTGGCAGCGAAGAGGCCGGACCAAGCGTCACCCCTGGTCGCGACGCGTTTCATGACCGTCCGTATGTCGAACGTCTCGGGGCCGGTGCGGCCAAGCCGCGACCATTCGACGGGGCAGGACACCGGCGCACCCGGCAGCGCACGCGGTGAATACACCGATGCCAAGGTCTTGCCCCGCGCGTTCATGTTGTAGTCGAAGAAGACCTTGCCCGGCCTCTTTTTGACCGCCCACTCCACAGTGACGCGTCCAGGGTCTGCCGCGACCAGTTCCCGGCCGATCATGGCTGCCAGCTCGCGACATTCTTCGAACGGTACGTCCCGCACTATCGGCAGAAACGCATGAAGCCCCGTCTTGCCCGAGGTCTTGAGGAACACGTCGAGCCCGAGCCGGTCCGTGAGCCGTTTGAGCTGACGGGCGACACGGACCGTCGCTTGGAACGCCTCGGGGCTCGGTTCCGGTTCCTCCCCCGGCGCCTCCTTCCCCGAGTAGACGTACGGGTCGAGGTCGAAGACGATGACGTCCGGGTAGTTCAAGGCCGAGGCGTCAAGGGCCGCTTCACTCTGTGCGAACGTCGTCGGCCGACGGTCGGCACCATCGTCGGCGGTCGTCCTTGAAAACCAGGGATGGATCTCGACCGTCCCCATCTGCCCGAGCCAGATCAACGTCCAGAGGTCGTTGCAGAGAACGTAAGATCCGGAAGAGTGCCGCGACTCCGACCAGACGTCGACGGTCTGGACGAACGCGGGCATTTTGTACGGAACGTGTTTCTGAAGGATGCGCTCGCCGGACAAGCCGTCCGGCATCCGGATCAGAGTCAAGGGCCGGTCTGCCAGGTGGGGCAAGAGCGCGGGGGCGACCGTCGCGTAGTACAAGATCAAGTCCCGCTTGGTCAGTTCGGCCCTACCGCCGTGGGCGGGCCAGAGGACCTTGTCGAGGTTCGTCAAGCGCAGCTCTCCGCCGGGCGCATCGACCTCGACGTTCTCATCGCCCGATCTCAGAGCTTCGAACACCTCGTCGACGGCTCGGTTCCGCGACGTCACTGGGGAAGCATGGGTCTTGTCCTTGTCCGGACGCATCCGGACGAAGGACGGCATTCTGAGTTTGTTTCCGGCCGTCTTTTTCATGAACTTGACCTCGACCCAGTGGACGGGTTCGACCCAGTGGACCCGGTCTGTCGGGCCGCTTCCATGGAGAGGACTGGTCTCCCTTTCGTCCGCTGCGATCCGTCCAAGGACGTCACGGGCGGTCTTGAAGTCGAACCCGGTTCCGACGTTGCCGGCATGGACGAGCCGGCCGTCCTCCGTCTGGGCCAGGACGAGCGATCCGAACGTCGTCGACCGGGCGCCCGCTCCGTCCGTCCATCCGGCGATCACGAAGTCCTCGGTCTGGACGCGTTTGACCTTAAGCCAATCGGCCGACCGTTTGCCCGGACGGTAAGTCCCTGACGTCCGTTTGGCGACGATGCCTTCGAAACCGAGCTCAAGCGACCGCCGGAGGACGTCGTCGCCATCGCCGGAGAACGAGTCCACTGTCCGGACGTGGGGGCCGCGGGGTAGGGACCGGTCTAACAGGCGCCTACGATCGTCAGCCCGGCAACCAAGGAGGTCCCAACCTCCGCTCGCTAAGAGGTCGAACACCACGTATTCGGCAGGCAGCGAACGGGACAAGGCGCCAATGTCAGGGCGCTGGGCTTGGAACCGCTCCATCGCCCTTTCGAACGAGGGGGCTCCGTCACTTCCAGCGACCACGATTTCGCCGTCCAAGACAAGGCCCGTCAGTTCGAGTCTTCGGAGCCCGTCACGGACCTCGGGAAAGAGATCCGTCACGTCAACGCCGTTACGGGACGTCAGGGTGACCTCTTGCCCTTCGACCGATGCGAGCGTCCGTAGTCCGTCCAACTTCACTTCGAACGTCCAGTCGTCACCTCGCGGCGGCTTCGGGCGCGCGGTGGCCAGCATCGGGGCCGGAACCGTCAGTCCCTTGTTACGGACCGCTCCTGGGAAAGGGCGCGCCATGGGCGGCGTCCCCCTTCCGACCTCTTTTGAGGTCAGAGGCCTTCAACCCGGATCTGACCGATTCCGTCTTTTCTGTGACGTCCGTGCGGTCGTCAGCGAACCCGTCCTGGTGCTTGATCAAGAGCCAGTTCTTCACCTCCCGCGTGCGCACCAACGTCCAAGACCCGTGCAGCTTCTTGCCGAAAAGCGTGAACGACAGTTTGCCGACTTCCAACCCTTTGGTCATGGCAGCCCGAGCTTTACGGCGATCCTCGATGGGTTCCCGGTCTTCGGTCTCCGGCACATATTCGCCTTCGTCCCAAAGGACGACTTCGCCGGCACCGTATTGACCTTCGGGAATGACGCCCTCGAACCCTCCATAGGAGACGGGATGGTCTTCGACCTGGACCGCCAGACGCTTGACCTTGGGGTCCAAGGAGGGGCCCTTTGGAACGGCCCAAGAAAGGAGGACGCCGTCGTGCTCCAGGCGGAAGTCGTAGTGGAGCCTTGTGGCGTCGTGCATCTGGACGACGAAGGACGAGCGCGCCGACCTCGACTTTTTCGGGCGGTCCGGGGGAGGTTCGGGCGTTTTCTTAAAGTCCCGCTTGGCCTTGTACTCTCGCAACACGGTCAGCCGGTCCTCCGCTTCTTCGCTTTCGGTTTGGCGGCGCCTGCGCCCTTCGCGGATTCGAGGCTGGCCCGCAGGGCGTCCATGAGGTCATAGACCTTGGTTCCGCTGGGGGCCTCGGGCGCTTCGGCCACTTCGCCGCCCTCTCGTTTGGCTTCGATCATGGCCAATAGGGCTTCGCGGTACTCGTCGCGGTGTTCCTCGGGATCGAACCGGGCCGTCATGAGGTCGATCAGGTTCTCGGCCAGGGCCAGTTGCTTCTTGTCGACCTCTCGCTTGTCGAACCCGCTCGCGGCCGGTACCCGGATCTCGTCCGGATAGTAGAGGGTCTCGAGGACGACCGTCCCGTTCCCTGGACGCAACAGGCACAAGTTCTCCTTGTTCCGCAGAGCGACCTTGCCGACCGCAGAGACGTTCTTCGACGACAAGGCCTTGAAGAACAAGGCGAACGGCTTGACGCCCGCTTCTGAAGGTTCCAGATAGTAGCTCGCGTCGTAGTACAGAGGGTCGACGTCGTCTTCGTCGACGAACGACGTGATCTCGATCGTGTGCTTGGAAGAGACGGGCAGCTTGTCCAAGTCCGCGTCCGTAACGGTCACGTACTGGCCCTTCGAGACCTCGAACCCACGGACGATGTCCTCAGGTTCGAGCGCCACGTCGTCGACCGGGCACCACTTTTTCAGCTTGATCCGAGAACCGCACGTCTTGTGCAGTTGGTGGAACCGGACGTCTTTCTCGCTCGTCGCCGGATAGAGACCGACCGGAATGCTGACCATCCCGAACGTGACCACACCGTTCCAGACCGCTCTCGCCATGAATGCTCCTCTCACCGTTCATGACGCCGGGCCGTGCGGCGTTCGACGGGACGTCCGCCAAGGACGCGGTCGGATCAGAAGTCCACGGCTCGGTGGGAAGAGTGCGAAGACAAGGCCGCCGCCCAAAGACGGTGGCTCATGACGGCTTCGTCGACCGTCGCGCAGCCGAAGCGTCCGTCAAGACGCCCTTCGCGTTCGGCCAGGTACGCGGCGAGCATCTGCAGCAGCGCGTCCGGAAAACCGAACTCGAAGATCCCTCCCGTCACGACGGGATAGGACGGCTTGTGACCCACGTCTTGCCGGATCCAGCCTTGGGAACCTCCGTCGCGATAGCTCCAAAGGGTTTTGGGCTCCTTCGTCGAAAACCGTACGCCGCACCGTGAGCCGAGGACTTCGACGCGCCAGGTGTTCGTTTCCCCCGGGGCCAACCTCTTGGTCTCCAGCCGCATGGGTGCGCCGTTTGCAAGCGTGGTGTGGAGCGTGGCGTTGTCCCACGTGTCGCAATCCGCGGTCCCGCCTCTTCCGTCCGGGCGGGTCGTCACGACGTTCTGTAACTGCGCATAGACGGAAACCGGATGAAACCCGAGTCGGAAGGGAAGGTGGACGACGTGAAGTCCAAGGTCGTTCATGACGCCCGCCTGACCGCACGTGGCCGCTTTCCGCTTCCAGTTGACCGGCTTCTTCAGGTCGAGGTCCGACGAGTGGAGGAACACACTCTGGACTTCAAGGAGGTCGCCGATGTCGTCCCGACGTAGGTGCTCGAACACGGCTTGGGCACCGGGGAAGAACGGGAACTCGGAACTGACCCGCACGAACCGTCCTGACGACCGGACGGAATCAGAAATCCTCTGTGCCGCAGCGAGGTCGATCCCGAACGGCTTTTCGGCGAGCAGGTCCTTTCCTGCAGCCACGGTCGCCGTGTAGACCTCTTCATGAAGGTCGTGCGGCACGGCCGCGTAGACGACGTCGACGTCCGGCGATGCCAGCAGTTCGCGGTAGTCAGCGGTCAAGAGGCTGACGCCCGGTACCTGTCGGAACCAGTCCAGGGCGCCAGGGTCCGTGTCGGCGACGGCGGTCAGACTGACGTCGACGGGCCGGTCAAGGAGGACGAACCACCGGGCCAAGGCGCTCGCGGTTTCGCGTCCCATGAGTCCGCCGCCGATGACGCCGATCTTGACGATGGGCTTCATGTCGCGAGGTGCCTGGCCGCCTCTGAGGCCGTCGCGCCCTCGTGGACGATGGCCATCAAGGCCCGGGTCATTCCCGACGGATCGGGGTGCTGGACGATGTTCCGGCCATAGACGATCCCTTGGACGCCTTGGCCCATCAGTGCTTCCGTCCTGGCGAGGATCTCGCCGTCCGGAGCGCGGCCGCCGCCACGGACGAGGACGGGGACCCGGGCGGTTTCCACGACACGGCGGTAGTCCGACACGTCGTCGGTCGGGTCGGCTTTGATCACGTCCGCTCCGAGTTCGACCGCTTGACGGACGAGGGGCACGATCTTGGCAGGGTCGCCGTCGACCATGTACCCACCGGACACGGAGTTCGGCCGGAACACAAGGGGCTCGACCATCAAGGGCATCCCCCAACGTTCGCACTCCGGTTTGATCTTGAGCACGTTTTGGACGCACTGGTCCGTGACGTCCGGTCGTCCAGGGATCTGGAACAGGTTGACGACGACGCAGACCGCATCGAGGCGCAAGGCTTGGCCGACCGGATCCTCGATCATCCTGCTGAACAGCGTGGTCGGCAGCTCCTTTCCGTAGACGTTGGCGACGTCCGTGCGCAGGACGAGTGAGGGCTTCTGCTTGCCAGGGATCGACTGGAGGACCGGTGCCTGGCCGACCGTCAGCTGGACCGCGTCCGGCCCGGCTGCGACGACGGTGGCCACCGTCGCTGTGATGTCCTCGATCCCGGTCAAGAACGACGCTTCGTTGAAGAAGCCGTGATCGACGGCGACGTCGAGGCAACGGCCGGAGCGGCCGTCGAAAAGTCTGCGGAGCCGAAATGACGTCATCGGTCGGGAAGAAGATACCAGTGCGTCCGGACAGCGACGCGAACGGCGTGCCTCTTCCGTCTGGAACCGATAGACATGCGCAGAGTCTTTGTGTCCGTCCTCCTCCTGGCCGTTGCCGTCGGAGCCGCCTTCGCGCAGCAGGCCGCTCCCCGGAAGATCGCTCCGAAAGACGTGCTCAAGCTCACGTGCGCCGAGGAAGAACTGCTGAACAAGGAGTACAAGGTCACCAAGGACGGCGTGATCCTCATGGACTTCTTGGGAGCGGTCGAAGTTTCCGGACTGACCGACACGGAAGCGGCCGAGCTCGTCAGCAAGAAGCTGACGCAAGAGCGCATCGTCCGGACCGCGACGGTCAAGGTCGAGTTCAAGAACGCGGCCCCGGCCGAAGGTGTTCCGACCAAGTCGCCCGAGAACAAGCCGACCGAGCCGGACAAGAAGCCTGCCGAAACGGAGAAGAAGCCGGCGGACGACGGGAAGGCCCAAGATCCGCCCCAGACCGTCCTCCCTTCGGCCGAACGGCCGATCCGACTGAGCGGCGAATTCAAAACGTGCGGCGAGCGGCCGTATCAGAGCGGGACGACGGTTTCGGCGCTCGTGAACGAAGTCGGAGCGAACGAGGGCGCCGACGTCTCCAAAATCGTCGTGAAATCGACGGACGGCTCGACCCGGTTCGTCGACGCGACGAAACCGGAACCGGGCATCGCTCTCAAACCGGGCGACGAGATCATCCTCGTGTCGACGAACGGCCCGGCCAAGGAGGTCTATGTTCTCGGAAGCGTCGCGAAGCCGGGGACGGTCAAACACCGCCCTGGCATGACGGCCAAAGCCGCGATCGAGGCTGCGGGCGGGTTCGCGGGAGCAGGCGAGAAGAAACGCGTCTCGATCGAGAGGAACGGACAGATCGTGCAGACCCTTGACGAGACCAAGGCCAACGCCGACCTCGTGATCCAGCCGGAAGACCGTGTGCTCGTCGAAACCGGCGAAAGCCGCGCGTACATCAAGGTGGACGGGGCGGTCAAGAGCCCGGGCTATTTCGTCGCCACACCGGGCATGAAGCTGAGCGAGGCCGTCGCTGCGGCCGGCGGGTTTGCCGCGAAGGCGAAGACCAAAAAGGTCCAGGTCACGTCGAACGGTGGCAAGGCGCGCACGATCGACTTCGATGAAATCGAGCAGGGTTACATGGGCGACGTGCTCCTTCAGCCTGGGGACCAAGTGGTCGTCCCTGGACAGAAGCGGAAGGACGACACGCTTCTGAAACTGGGAGGCGGCTTGGCCGCGTTCTGGCTCCTCTTCGGGCGATGAAGTGGGACCGGTCGAAGGGCCGTCCAGAGCCGATCAAGGCCCTGAACAGGATCCTCGAACGGGAGAACGGCGAGCCGCTTGTTGACATGCGGCTCGCCGCTCCGTCTTTGGTCGCGATGAGGCCGGTCGTCATACCGTGGTGCCGCGAAAGCGTCGCAACGATGGCCGAGGCCGCTGCGCGTTCGTTGCCGTCCGGAACCAAGTTAGGCTATGTCGAGGCATGGCGCCCTTGGATCCGTCAAAAGCGCATTTTCGATTGGATGTGGGCGTGTCTGGAAGAGGCCCGGCCAGGTTTGCCTTATGCGACGATGAGAAGGACCGTCTGCCGGTGGGTGGCGCCCGTCGACCAGAAGGCGCCGCCGGGGCATTGTACGGGAGCGGCACTCGACGTGTACCTGCTCGGTCCCGAAGGGAAGGAGTTGGACGTCACGTCGCCGTTCGACCGGTTCCGATCGACGCCGACCTATACGTTCGGACTCTCGGACGAAGCGTCCCGAAACCGGACGCTCTTGGTCGAGACGATGACCGGGGCCGGATTTTCGAACTGCCGTGACGAGTATTGGCACTACTCCTACGGCGACGCCGGATGGGCCGTCCGTACCGGTCGCGGCGAGTGCTTTTACGGACTCGTCGAGTTGCCCGAATCGGAGTGGTATCAGAACCAGATCGAGTGGGAAGCCAAGCTTGAAGACCGGATCAACCCTTTCCTTTCTCCGGCCCCTTAGGCACCACGATCGACTTCAACCAGTCTAACGGCATGCGCGGTCCTTGCGGGCGGAAACCAGGCAAGGCGACATGGACGACGTCGAGCGCGATCCCGGCCCGTTGCACCATCGGGCATTCGAACCGGAAATTGGTCACGCCCTTGGGAAGTTCGATGTCTCCGAACTTGTACCAGCCAAACCCGTCGCCGTAATAGCTGAGCGGCTTCTCAGGCGGGCCGAGGACCTTGTCGCCGACGGCCATACGGACCTGGCTCCTTAATGCCGCCGGGATCCGGGCCGCGATCCAGACTTCGTACTGGCCAGGAAGTCGCGGGGCGAGAGGATATTCCGCAAAGAGCGGGACGCCGAACGATGGGAGCCGGGCCGAAGTCGCCAAGACGGTGTCGCTTGCGGCACCGGGAACGGGCCCCGTTTCGCCGAAATTGTGCCTCGGGGAACGCGTGGCCGCGATCCAGAGGTAAGGGGCGGCACGCGGCGCGATGCGCTCCAGTTGGGCCCGCAGCGTCAAGAAGCTGGCACCGGGCGTCCGGTCGAAGGCCTTGACGGCGTCGAGGAACTGGAACCGTTCTCGTCCGGTGGGGTTGACCAGGTTCTCGTTCGCGTCGAGCAGCTTTGTGATCTCGCCGGACGTCTCGGCGAACGCGACGGTCGGGACCGGGAGCTCGCTCGATCCCCGGAAGACGAGCGGCGTTGTCGGGACTTCGAGCTCGATCTCGTTCTTCTTTTTCCGGAACGGGACGGCGGTGCCTTGCACGTCTTCGACGGTCACTGTCTTCACGTCCGAAACCCGGACGGAGACCTTGCGGGGGACCGTCGTCGACCAGAGGACATAGACGTTCTGTCCGGCCGCGGACTCATAGCCTTCGAAGTCGGACCCGTACAGGACGCGGCGTCCTTGCCCCGGGGACGGGAGCCAGAGGAGACCGCCCGTCAATCGGGAGGGGAAGGCCGGGTCTTGGGCCGCTTCTGGATAGAACAGGGCCTTGGGCCGCCACTCGGCCGAAGAGACATCGGTCGCCCGTGTCGCGGCGAGCCGGCCGACCGCCTGACGCTGACCGTCGTCTTGGGCTTCGAAGAACCAGGCGCGAACACCGAGCGATTCGAGGTCCATGACCGTGTCTTCGACGCTTTGTCCGGCGTTGAGCCCTGTCGCGGCGACAAGTCCTGGTTTCTCGCGTCGCAACACGCTGGAGACGGGCCTCGCGCTCGTGTCCCAGAGCGACATCGCGGACTCGCCCGATGGCCGAAACGCGACGCCGTCGATCGTCGAGTCCCGGGTGCTGTACGGGCCGTCCCATCCCGACCAGGTCGAGAGGACGGGTGCGTCGATCTGGAGTCGGATGTTGTCCAGCAGTGTCTGGAGACGTCTCCGGGCGACGTTGGCGACGACCGTCCGGACGTCCCTCCATGCGAGGGACGACTGACGGTCGACCGGGTAGAGCCTGTCCGTATCGGCGTCCCAGAGGTCGGCCACGCCGCGCGTTTCCGACCAGAGCGGGACCAGCCGGGCAAGCTTGTCGAATCGGTCGAGGTCGTTCGCCGAGAGGCCCCAGGCCTTCGTGGCCGTCGAGACGCTCGTGTACTTGGTCTCGAGGAACGCCACCATCTCCGTCAGGAAAAGCCTGGATTTCGGGACGACGGACGCGTCAGCACCGGGGAACGCCAGTTCCGACCCGAGCGGATCGACGAGCCCCCGGAACCCAGGGCCAGGCGGCGCGGTCTTGAGGAACCCGAGCAAGCGGTCGCGCTGAGCGTCGAGCCCCTCGTAGAAGTCGGTCGCCTCGACGGTCTTCCCGACGGGATAGACCAGTAGCGTGTGAGGAAGTTCGACCAGTGGATCGATCGATGTTCGGAGGCGGCCGTCGACGGTCTTTTCACGACGCGACCACCGGACGCTTCCGTCCCTCTGGACGGCCATGACGAGGAGCGCTTCGTCGGTCTCGGGCATCGGGACGTCGACGAACGTCTTCTTCGTGACGTCCGAAATCCGGAACCCGCCGGGTTCGACGGTCACGCCGGAACCGACGGGGGCGGCCGTCATGATCCGGGCCATGTAGGTCATGCCCGCTTCGTCGAGTTCTTTACAGGCTTCGGACCAGGATTTGGGGTCGTCGAGGGTGAAATCGAGAAGGACGTCGCGCACTCCGGCCGCCTTGGCCTGTCGCACGGCGCTCACGTTCGCAGGGATCTCAAGACCGACGGGCAGATACGGTCTCCCGCCCCAGATCAAGGCATTGTTCTCGTTGATGGACCAGGCCGACGGACGGCCCAGGACGAGGGCCATGATCAGGGGCGCCGTCATGGGAGCAAGCCTACCTGAGGGGGTATCGTCAGCCCGTGATCCCGACGGTGACGGACATCGATCAAACGTGCCTCAAGGTCGTTCGCGGACTGGCGATCGACGCCGTTCAGAAAGCGAACTCCGGGCATCCGGGAATGCCGATGGGCGCGGCCGCGATGGCCCACGCGCTGTGGACCCGTCACCTTAAACACGATCCGTCCGACCCGAAGTGGCCGGACAGGGACCGCTTCGTCCTGTCTGCTGGGCATGGTTCGATGCTCCTCTACGCCCTGTTGTTCTTGACGGGCTATGAGTTGACGCTCGAGGACATCAAGAGGTTCAGACAGTGGGGAAGCGCGACACCGGGGCATCCAGAGAACTTCGTGACTCCCGGAGTCGAAATGGCGACCGGCCCCTTGGGCCAGGGGATCTCGACCGCCGTCGGCATGGCGATCGCCGAGCGGTATCTGGCCGCCCGCTACAACCGGGACGACCATCACATCGTCGACCACCGCACGTACGTGATCGCCAGCGACGGCGACCTGATGGAGGGCGTGGCCAACGAAGCCTGTTCGCTTGCCGGACATCTGGGCTTGAACAAGCTGACGGTCCTTTACGACGACAACCGGATCACGATCGACGGACGGACCGATCTCGCCTACTCCGAGAACGTCCCGGCCAAGTTCGAGGCGATCGGATGGTCGGTGCTCTCTTGCGACGGCATGGACGTCGAAGCCGTCGACGCCTGCATCAGGGCGGCGCGCGAAAGCGCGGACAAGCCGACGCTCATCGTCTGCAAGACCACGATCGGTTACGGGTCGCCCAACAAAGCAGGCACCGCCGGAGTCCACGGTTCGCCGCTCGGTGTGGACGAAGCCGCCTTGACCAAGCGTGCGCTCGGCATCCCTGACGACCAAGAGTTCTGGATCGACGACGATGCGATCCGCTTCTACCGTTCGGCCCTCACGCGGGGCCGTGAGGCGCACGGGGCTTGGAACGACGCCATGGCCCGTTATGCCGAGGCTTTTCCCGACGAAGCCGACGCTTACCGGAAGTCGCTGACCTGCGAACCGGGGACCGATTGGACGGCGGACCTGCCCGTGTTCGACGCCGACGAGGCGACCCGCGACTCCAGCGGCAAAGTCTTGAACGCGGTCGCGGGTTCTTTCCCGGACCTCTTGTCCGGCTCTGCAGACCTGACCGACAATGTCAAGACCCGGATCAAGGGCTCGCCCGAGTTCTCGAAGGTCGAGCCGACGGGACGGAACCTGGCCTTGGGCGTCCGGGAACACGCGATGGCGGCCGCTTTTAACGGGATCACGCTCCACGGAGGCACAAGGGCCTGTGGCGGGAGCTTCCTCATCTTCAGCGACTATTGCCGGCCCTCGATCCGCCTGGCCGCCTTGATGGAGTGTCCGACCGTCTTCGTGTTCTCGCACGATTCGATCGGCTTGGGCGAAGACGGCCCGACCCATCAGCCGATCGAGCAGATCGCGAGCCTGCGCGCGGTCCCGAACCTCAACGTGATGCGTCCTGCCGACGGGAACGAGACGTCCGCCTGTTGGAAGGTCGCTCTGGAAGCCAAGAAGACGCCGAGCATGATCGTGCTCACGCGGCAAAAGGTCAAGCTCTTGACGCCGGGCATGGTCACGAGGCACCCTGCCGAAAAGGGCGCCTACGTCGTGCGGGAAGCCTCGGGCGGGGCCCCGGCGATGATCCTGATCGGGACGGGTTCGGAACTCGGCTTGGCCGTCGCTGCCGGTGAGGCGCTCGAAGCACAAGGCGTCGCGACGCGGGTCGTGTCGATGCCGTCGTGGTTCTTGTTCGAGAAGCAATCGGACAGCTATCGCGGGTCCGTCCTTCCCAAGGGCGTGCCGACCGTTTCGGTCGAAGCCGCGTCCACGTTCGGCTGGGCCAAGTACGCCCAGGCACACGTCGGCATCGACCACTTCGGCGCATCGGCGCCCGCCGACGTCCTCTTCCGTGAGTTCGGCTTCACGGTCGAGAACGTCGTCGCGACGGCCCAATCGTTGCTCGGCTAAAGCGGCGGCTTTTTCGGTCCGCGGCCGCCGAT
The Armatimonadota bacterium DNA segment above includes these coding regions:
- a CDS encoding Gfo/Idh/MocA family oxidoreductase, whose product is MKPIVKIGVIGGGLMGRETASALARWFVLLDRPVDVSLTAVADTDPGALDWFRQVPGVSLLTADYRELLASPDVDVVYAAVPHDLHEEVYTATVAAGKDLLAEKPFGIDLAAAQRISDSVRSSGRFVRVSSEFPFFPGAQAVFEHLRRDDIGDLLEVQSVFLHSSDLDLKKPVNWKRKAATCGQAGVMNDLGLHVVHLPFRLGFHPVSVYAQLQNVVTTRPDGRGGTADCDTWDNATLHTTLANGAPMRLETKRLAPGETNTWRVEVLGSRCGVRFSTKEPKTLWSYRDGGSQGWIRQDVGHKPSYPVVTGGIFEFGFPDALLQMLAAYLAEREGRLDGRFGCATVDEAVMSHRLWAAALSSHSSHRAVDF
- a CDS encoding efflux RND transporter periplasmic adaptor subunit — translated: MKRTWVVASVVGAVVVGSVAWRLSTKAAEARALSAQQQSRKGAPAQVSTTVAGPRDVVQSVDLVGTVESPFVAKLSPRETGKITDVAVREGDDVTVGQALVRLDPAQLDALVLQQRSAVAEARSRLAQALVAEASNNVGIESSIRVQGAGVTSSRADLEQTRQTMGAKIQTDQNQISDANAKLRVTEAALKSSRAGLASAKANWSNAKSKSDRLSTLESKGYVSKQELDDARTEVTVQENLVRLAEEGVNQAEASVDSAKAQLDAAKQTAIVNKKRLGAELTAAEARNAQNQATWEAARANRGQTKAYRENIAALRAAVGSAEAELRQVESRRADLVLRSPIDGTVTARSSDLGDVAGPGQPVVTVQYLRWLYVTVSAPIGLAGSLKVGQTVDVRFDAVPGETLKAPVEKINPAADPVTRQFTFRIRIDNPARRFRPGMFAQVGVTTQRVRAAVVVPREAIKDGALFVLKKDGTVERRTVQTGSEDADVVQVTKGLEPGEEVVRLSYAPLRDGQKAKAAEAGAKK
- the ligD gene encoding non-homologous end-joining DNA ligase, which gives rise to MARPFPGAVRNKGLTVPAPMLATARPKPPRGDDWTFEVKLDGLRTLASVEGQEVTLTSRNGVDVTDLFPEVRDGLRRLELTGLVLDGEIVVAGSDGAPSFERAMERFQAQRPDIGALSRSLPAEYVVFDLLASGGWDLLGCRADDRRRLLDRSLPRGPHVRTVDSFSGDGDDVLRRSLELGFEGIVAKRTSGTYRPGKRSADWLKVKRVQTEDFVIAGWTDGAGARSTTFGSLVLAQTEDGRLVHAGNVGTGFDFKTARDVLGRIAADERETSPLHGSGPTDRVHWVEPVHWVEVKFMKKTAGNKLRMPSFVRMRPDKDKTHASPVTSRNRAVDEVFEALRSGDENVEVDAPGGELRLTNLDKVLWPAHGGRAELTKRDLILYYATVAPALLPHLADRPLTLIRMPDGLSGERILQKHVPYKMPAFVQTVDVWSESRHSSGSYVLCNDLWTLIWLGQMGTVEIHPWFSRTTADDGADRRPTTFAQSEAALDASALNYPDVIVFDLDPYVYSGKEAPGEEPEPSPEAFQATVRVARQLKRLTDRLGLDVFLKTSGKTGLHAFLPIVRDVPFEECRELAAMIGRELVAADPGRVTVEWAVKKRPGKVFFDYNMNARGKTLASVYSPRALPGAPVSCPVEWSRLGRTGPETFDIRTVMKRVATRGDAWSGLFAARQDLREVLSEVLRSGKGRE
- a CDS encoding Ku protein, with the protein product MARAVWNGVVTFGMVSIPVGLYPATSEKDVRFHQLHKTCGSRIKLKKWCPVDDVALEPEDIVRGFEVSKGQYVTVTDADLDKLPVSSKHTIEITSFVDEDDVDPLYYDASYYLEPSEAGVKPFALFFKALSSKNVSAVGKVALRNKENLCLLRPGNGTVVLETLYYPDEIRVPAASGFDKREVDKKQLALAENLIDLMTARFDPEEHRDEYREALLAMIEAKREGGEVAEAPEAPSGTKVYDLMDALRASLESAKGAGAAKPKAKKRRTG
- a CDS encoding aldolase encodes the protein MTSFRLRRLFDGRSGRCLDVAVDHGFFNEASFLTGIEDITATVATVVAAGPDAVQLTVGQAPVLQSIPGKQKPSLVLRTDVANVYGKELPTTLFSRMIEDPVGQALRLDAVCVVVNLFQIPGRPDVTDQCVQNVLKIKPECERWGMPLMVEPLVFRPNSVSGGYMVDGDPAKIVPLVRQAVELGADVIKADPTDDVSDYRRVVETARVPVLVRGGGRAPDGEILARTEALMGQGVQGIVYGRNIVQHPDPSGMTRALMAIVHEGATASEAARHLAT